Proteins encoded in a region of the Mesoflavibacter profundi genome:
- a CDS encoding trimeric intracellular cation channel family protein, with protein MFYIIDILGTIAFAISGVLVALNKRMDAFGILIIAFVTAVGGGTLRDVLIGETPVSWMKDMNYAYLIFGSTVFAVIFRDKIDYLRKSLFLFDTIGIGLYTVLGIEKGISADLHPVICIFLGTMSACFGGVIRDILCNEIPVIFRKEVYATACILGGITYFTVSQLPLITNFVFVISGLVVIIVRLVAVRFKISLPSLYKD; from the coding sequence ATGTTTTACATCATCGATATATTAGGTACAATTGCATTTGCTATTTCTGGTGTACTTGTCGCATTAAATAAGCGTATGGATGCTTTTGGTATATTAATTATTGCTTTTGTAACAGCTGTTGGTGGAGGAACGTTAAGAGATGTTTTAATAGGAGAAACGCCTGTTAGTTGGATGAAAGACATGAATTACGCTTACCTAATTTTTGGCTCTACTGTTTTTGCTGTAATCTTTAGAGATAAGATAGATTATTTAAGAAAATCTTTGTTTTTATTTGATACCATAGGGATTGGACTTTATACAGTTTTAGGAATTGAAAAAGGAATTTCTGCCGATTTACATCCCGTAATTTGTATTTTTTTAGGCACGATGAGTGCTTGTTTTGGTGGTGTAATTAGAGATATTTTATGTAACGAAATTCCTGTTATTTTTAGAAAAGAAGTCTATGCAACAGCGTGTATTTTAGGAGGAATCACTTATTTTACAGTCAGTCAATTACCTTTAATCACAAACTTTGTGTTTGTCATTTCTGGACTAGTCGTTATAATAGTTAGGCTGGTTGCAGTTAGATTTAAAATTAGCTTACCTAGTTTGTATAAAGATTAA
- a CDS encoding RDD family protein, producing the protein MVNISINTTQNVNINFEAASVGERLLAYLIDWVIKIAYAIVVYQLLFKAFNFESWAKDMDQWSVMAVVVFFYLPAIFYSLIFEALLDGQTPGKRVMKIKVVKIDGYQAALPDFVVRWFFRIVDLNLLSGIIGLIAIISSDKNQRIGDMTAGTGVIALKNKVNISHTILEELDTDYIPTYPNVIRLSDNDVRIIKDTFLTAKKSKDYATLIKLREKVIEVMGIKNQLESNDIQFISTVIKDYNYYTQNM; encoded by the coding sequence ATGGTCAATATATCTATAAATACAACCCAAAACGTTAATATAAACTTTGAAGCTGCAAGTGTAGGAGAACGCTTACTTGCATATTTAATAGATTGGGTAATAAAAATAGCCTATGCTATTGTTGTGTACCAATTGCTTTTTAAAGCTTTTAATTTTGAATCTTGGGCAAAAGACATGGACCAATGGTCTGTTATGGCAGTTGTAGTCTTTTTTTACTTGCCGGCTATATTTTATTCTTTAATTTTTGAAGCATTGCTTGATGGACAAACACCAGGAAAACGTGTAATGAAAATTAAAGTAGTAAAAATAGATGGTTATCAAGCAGCCTTACCAGATTTTGTAGTACGCTGGTTTTTTAGGATTGTAGATCTTAATTTATTATCTGGAATAATTGGGTTAATAGCAATTATAAGCAGTGATAAAAACCAAAGAATTGGAGATATGACTGCAGGAACTGGTGTTATAGCATTAAAAAACAAGGTGAATATTAGCCATACAATTTTAGAAGAATTAGATACCGATTACATACCAACCTATCCAAATGTTATTAGATTATCAGATAACGACGTTAGAATAATTAAAGACACTTTTTTAACTGCTAAAAAATCTAAAGATTATGCAACTTTAATTAAACTAAGAGAAAAAGTAATAGAGGTAATGGGGATAAAAAATCAGTTAGAGAGTAATGATATTCAATTTATATCAACTGTGATAAAAGATTATAATTACTACACACAAAACATGTAA
- a CDS encoding stage II sporulation protein M, whose product MREVAFIKTNKEKWLEFEQAIFGKHLKNPDELASLYTQLVNDLSYAQTYYPKSKTVLYLNNLAAKAFQKIYKTKRQDTNRFIHFWKTEVPLILFEYRRYLAYAFIIFLSFVAIGALSAEYDDAFIRLVLGDGYVNQTLENIEKGDPVAIYKSGSNWGSAFGITLNNLYVGITSFVFGVFGGIGTGYIMMENGIMVGAFQYLFVKEDVFWESVRGIWIHGAMEIFAIVIEGAAGFILGASILFPKTYSRMISFKTGVKTGVKILISTFPFTIAAGILEGYVTRYSNVMPNWLSIGIILFTLSLISFYYLIYPFIVHKKAKKEHAIIPN is encoded by the coding sequence ATGAGAGAAGTCGCTTTTATCAAAACCAACAAAGAAAAATGGCTTGAATTTGAACAAGCTATTTTTGGAAAACATCTAAAAAACCCAGACGAATTAGCCTCACTTTACACACAATTGGTTAATGATTTGTCCTACGCGCAAACCTATTACCCTAAAAGTAAAACGGTTTTATACTTAAATAATCTGGCTGCAAAAGCGTTTCAAAAAATCTATAAAACTAAGCGACAAGACACTAATAGATTTATTCATTTTTGGAAAACTGAAGTCCCGTTAATTCTTTTTGAATATAGACGATATCTAGCTTACGCTTTTATTATTTTTTTAAGCTTTGTAGCTATTGGCGCTTTATCTGCCGAGTATGATGATGCGTTTATAAGATTAGTTTTAGGTGATGGATATGTAAACCAAACCTTAGAAAATATAGAAAAAGGCGATCCTGTAGCTATTTATAAAAGTGGTAGTAATTGGGGAAGCGCTTTTGGTATTACCTTAAATAATCTTTATGTAGGTATAACCTCTTTTGTATTTGGTGTTTTTGGTGGAATTGGTACTGGATATATCATGATGGAAAATGGTATTATGGTTGGCGCTTTTCAATATTTATTTGTTAAAGAAGATGTGTTTTGGGAAAGCGTTAGAGGTATTTGGATACATGGCGCTATGGAGATATTTGCAATTGTAATAGAAGGTGCTGCTGGATTTATTTTAGGCGCAAGTATATTGTTTCCTAAAACATACTCTAGAATGATTTCTTTTAAAACCGGAGTTAAAACTGGAGTTAAAATATTAATTAGCACATTTCCTTTTACTATTGCTGCTGGAATTTTAGAAGGTTACGTTACAAGATACTCTAATGTAATGCCTAATTGGTTATCTATAGGCATTATACTTTTTACATTAAGTTTAATTTCATTTTACTATTTAATTTATCCATTTATAGTTCATAAAAAAGCAAAAAAAGAGCATGCAATTATACCAAACTAG